A single region of the Pseudomonas mandelii genome encodes:
- a CDS encoding caspase family protein, which translates to MKIKILCIHGIGHEEADESFQESWHRAITTAVARVAPNTDVELNYLQYDERFSSSGLGAADIAEATLRLLTSAVIHSVGDVFRRNRGIGQFSDRLRWTAGMVAQWSADEALRTTLRKDLASVISDSQPDIVCAHSLGTLVAYDTFRRDPSLMNNRALITFGSQIANPAVRETFGGRIEGIDDARKWYHLYNEHDQVFTAPLYLRDTNFTQVMTPFDKPDDVLNHDATYYLGHAETVTNVWGPLLQAGKAKGFDKRLAAVDKSLGIAVPKARTVRRSRDKALLIGINNYPNPSDRLEGCVNDVFLMSSLLQESKFSPDDIRVVLDDRATAAGIRDRLHWLLDDAQAGDRRVLFYSGHGAQIPNANATGEADRIDECLCPWDFDWTPAHAIVDNDFRDLYIQLPYDTQFITIFDCCHSGGMTRDGARRARGLTPPDDIRHRALRWEPGLQMWVERDWVKRARKSAQKAESANTVSNRDGIRRVGQAIAVRGYDDKLYDKRRAAYKHEGPFLPILMYACGESQLSYEYRHGVISYGAFTYALAQTLRSSKQRPTFNALVRATGKLLAELGYDQKPAIVGPKDLLGKVVP; encoded by the coding sequence ATGAAAATCAAAATTCTATGTATACATGGCATAGGCCACGAAGAGGCAGATGAGAGTTTTCAGGAGTCCTGGCACCGGGCGATTACCACGGCAGTGGCGCGCGTGGCGCCAAATACCGACGTCGAACTGAATTATCTTCAATACGACGAGCGCTTTTCCTCCAGTGGACTGGGGGCAGCCGACATCGCCGAGGCCACGCTGCGCCTTCTGACCAGCGCGGTCATCCATTCAGTGGGTGACGTGTTCAGGCGCAATCGCGGCATCGGGCAGTTTTCCGATCGCCTGCGCTGGACGGCCGGCATGGTCGCCCAATGGTCTGCGGACGAAGCGTTACGGACCACTCTGCGTAAGGACCTCGCCAGCGTTATCAGCGATTCGCAACCGGACATCGTCTGTGCGCACAGTCTGGGTACGCTGGTCGCCTACGACACGTTCCGTCGGGATCCCTCCCTGATGAACAACCGGGCGCTGATCACGTTCGGCTCACAGATTGCCAACCCGGCAGTGCGCGAGACATTTGGTGGGCGCATCGAAGGCATCGACGATGCGCGCAAGTGGTACCACCTCTACAACGAACACGATCAGGTTTTTACCGCGCCGCTGTATCTGCGCGATACCAACTTCACCCAGGTCATGACACCGTTCGATAAGCCCGACGACGTCCTCAATCATGACGCGACTTACTACCTCGGCCATGCCGAGACCGTGACCAATGTCTGGGGCCCCCTGTTGCAGGCCGGCAAAGCGAAAGGCTTCGACAAACGGCTCGCCGCCGTCGACAAGTCACTGGGCATTGCTGTCCCCAAGGCGCGCACGGTGCGGCGCTCGCGGGACAAGGCGTTGCTGATCGGCATCAACAATTACCCCAATCCGTCCGATCGACTCGAAGGTTGCGTCAATGACGTTTTCCTGATGAGTTCTTTGCTGCAAGAGTCGAAGTTTTCGCCGGACGATATCCGCGTCGTACTCGATGACCGCGCTACCGCTGCTGGCATTCGCGATCGCCTGCATTGGCTGCTCGACGACGCCCAGGCCGGTGACCGCCGGGTGCTCTTTTATTCTGGGCACGGTGCGCAGATTCCCAACGCCAATGCCACGGGTGAAGCCGACCGCATCGACGAATGCCTGTGCCCGTGGGACTTCGACTGGACGCCGGCACACGCCATCGTCGACAACGACTTTCGCGACCTCTACATCCAGCTTCCGTATGACACGCAGTTCATAACGATCTTCGATTGCTGCCATTCGGGCGGCATGACGCGCGACGGCGCTCGGCGTGCTCGCGGACTTACGCCGCCGGATGACATCCGCCATCGCGCGTTGCGCTGGGAGCCCGGGCTGCAAATGTGGGTGGAACGTGACTGGGTGAAACGGGCCCGCAAAAGTGCGCAGAAGGCCGAATCGGCCAATACCGTGAGCAATCGCGACGGCATCCGGAGGGTCGGCCAGGCCATCGCGGTGCGCGGTTACGACGATAAGCTCTACGACAAACGACGCGCCGCTTATAAACACGAAGGGCCCTTTCTGCCGATCCTCATGTACGCCTGCGGCGAATCCCAGCTGTCTTACGAATACCGCCACGGCGTTATTTCATACGGTGCGTTCACCTACGCGCTTGCCCAAACGCTGCGCTCATCCAAGCAGAGACCGACGTTCAATGCCCTGGTTCGAGCCACTGGCAAGCTCCTGGCCGAGCTGGGTTATGACCAGAAGCCGGCGATCGTCGGGCCGAAGGATTTGCTCGGCAAAGTCGTTCCCTGA
- a CDS encoding NlpC/P60 family protein, translated as MSSETVRSIQQALIADGFFPGEVDGIWGRRTIAAVKAFQDSVGLEADGIVGPKTSAALFSDVDHVPAGPLLPWLAEAENLIGTREVLGDKNNPTILDWADDLDLHYPGDEVPWCGLFVAHCVGSTMPEEVLPSNPLGARQWEKFGESTVPRLGAVMVFWRESKNSGKGHVGFYTGEDSNAYRILGGNQTDKVCLTWVGKDRFLKARWPRKASSLGGGDAIIVMNRTEDLSRNEA; from the coding sequence ATGAGCAGTGAAACGGTAAGAAGTATTCAACAGGCATTGATTGCCGACGGCTTTTTTCCCGGCGAAGTCGACGGGATCTGGGGGAGAAGAACCATCGCCGCAGTGAAAGCCTTTCAGGACAGCGTTGGACTGGAGGCCGATGGCATCGTCGGTCCCAAGACCTCCGCCGCCTTGTTTTCTGATGTTGACCATGTCCCTGCGGGCCCGCTTCTACCGTGGCTGGCGGAAGCGGAAAACTTGATCGGTACCAGGGAAGTCCTTGGCGACAAGAACAATCCCACCATTCTGGATTGGGCCGACGATCTCGACCTTCACTACCCCGGCGACGAGGTGCCTTGGTGCGGTCTGTTTGTTGCGCATTGCGTGGGTTCTACGATGCCCGAAGAAGTGCTTCCTTCGAATCCCCTGGGTGCGCGGCAATGGGAAAAATTTGGCGAATCCACCGTGCCACGACTCGGCGCGGTGATGGTCTTCTGGCGTGAATCAAAAAACAGTGGCAAGGGTCATGTCGGGTTCTATACCGGCGAGGATAGCAACGCGTACCGGATTCTGGGCGGCAATCAAACGGACAAGGTGTGCCTGACTTGGGTAGGCAAAGATCGATTTCTCAAAGCGCGCTGGCCGCGCAAGGCAAGCTCTTTGGGTGGAGGCGACGCCATCATCGTCATGAACAGAACCGAGGATTTGTCCAGGAACGAAGCTTGA